From a region of the Gloeocapsa sp. PCC 73106 genome:
- a CDS encoding sulfotransferase, giving the protein MYFNHQLFWKAVKTSFSPQYFHPLHAFYVIIFASSFLLLRSIVSLVREVERFFYPHYRQQLITNPIYITGNPRSGTTFLHRLLCEDPQFTYTKLYHTIFPSISFYYLFDKLEKLNHRFNGLFTPIVNSLEQKGFKGWEKIHTTKLNEAEEDEQFFVFTMLSPVITLLFPFYEELTECCWVDKLPLSTREDLMSHYRDCLQRHLYGMGGDRTLLTKNTTCTGRLEAMIATFPDLKIIHIIRHPYESIPSLLSMYNASWRSFVPQTHHSSDASKALAQLYADYYRQRLRIFQELSQHHSDRLLEIRYEDLIADPLVIIKQIYAQFQIPLTEQTLSNFQTQIKAAQTNYRSKHYYSLEQFGLSKEMIYASMKDVFDYYQFQP; this is encoded by the coding sequence TATGTCATCATTTTTGCTAGTTCGTTTTTACTGTTGCGCAGTATTGTTAGTCTAGTTAGAGAGGTAGAGCGCTTTTTTTATCCTCACTATCGTCAACAATTAATTACCAATCCTATTTATATCACTGGCAATCCCCGCAGTGGTACTACTTTTTTGCATAGATTACTCTGTGAAGATCCCCAGTTTACCTATACTAAGCTCTATCACACTATTTTTCCTTCTATTAGTTTTTATTATCTCTTCGACAAGTTAGAAAAATTAAATCATCGCTTCAATGGTCTATTTACCCCTATAGTTAATTCTTTAGAGCAAAAAGGTTTCAAGGGTTGGGAAAAAATCCACACCACCAAGCTCAATGAAGCCGAAGAGGACGAGCAATTCTTTGTGTTTACGATGTTGTCTCCGGTAATTACCCTCTTGTTTCCCTTTTATGAAGAGTTGACAGAATGTTGTTGGGTAGATAAGCTACCTCTGTCTACCCGGGAAGATTTGATGTCACACTACCGGGATTGTCTGCAGAGACATCTCTATGGGATGGGGGGCGATCGCACTCTACTCACTAAGAATACTACTTGCACTGGACGATTGGAAGCGATGATCGCCACGTTTCCAGATTTAAAGATAATTCACATTATTCGTCATCCCTACGAGTCGATTCCCTCTCTATTGAGTATGTATAACGCGTCTTGGCGCAGTTTCGTCCCACAAACGCATCATAGTAGTGATGCTAGTAAAGCTCTAGCCCAATTATACGCGGACTATTATCGTCAAAGGTTACGGATTTTTCAAGAACTAAGTCAACATCATAGCGATCGCTTGCTCGAAATAAGATATGAAGATTTAATTGCGGATCCCTTGGTGATAATTAAGCAAATTTACGCCCAATTTCAAATCCCTTTGACTGAACAAACCCTGAGCAACTTTCAAACCCAAATTAAAGCCGCACAAACCAATTATCGCAGTAAACACTACTATTCTCTGGAACAGTTTGGCTTAAGCAAGGAAATGATTTATGCTTCGATGAAGGATGTTTTCGATTATTATCAGTTTCAACCTTAA